The window CCCCAGGACCGCCCTGATCACCGCGGCCCCCATGTCCGCTGGATGAACCTCGGCGAAACGGCCCCCGCGACGACCCACCGGCGTGCGCACCGCACCGACCAGATATGCCTCCATTGTTGACGCCCTCCCGTCGCAGCGAGTAGAACGTGTTCTAACTTACCGGGATCGGGGTGGCCCATGCACGTCGGATACACGCCCGAGCAGGAGAAGCTGCGAGCCTCCCTGCGGGACTACTTCGCCGCCCTGCTGACCCCGTCCCTCCGCGACGGCCTGACCAGCGGCGACGGCGAATACGGGGACGGCGCCGCGTACCGGGAGGTGGTCCGGAGGCTGGGCCGCGACGGCTGGCTGACGATCGGCGGCCGCTCCCGCCTGGAGCAACTGATCTTCGCCGACGAGGCGGCCCTGGCCGGTGTGCCGGTGCCGTTCCTGACCCTCTACACGGTCGGCCCGACCATCGCCCGACACGGCACGGCCGAGCAGAGGGAACGGCTCGTTCCCCGGATCGAAGCGGGCGAGGTGCACTTCTCGATCGGCTATTCGGAGCCGGGTGCCGGCACCGACCTGGCCGCCTTGAAGACCCGGGCGGTCCGCGACGGCGACCACTACGTGATCAACGGTCAGAAGATGTGGACGAGCCTCATCCAGTACGCCGACTACGTCTGGCTGGCCTGCCGCACCTCGGATGTCGAAAAGCGGCACCAGGGCCTGTCGATCATCATGGTCCCGACCGACGCGCCGGGCTTCTCCTGGACCCCGGTGCGGACCGTGGCCGGCCCGTCGACCAGCGCCACCTACTACGACGACGTACGCGTCCCGGTGTCCGCGCTGGTCGGCGAGGAGAACCAGGGCTGGCGTCTGATCACCGACCAGCTCAACCACGAGCGGGTGGCCCTCACCTCTGCCGCTCCGCTGCAGCGGGCGCTACGGGAGGTCCGTGACTGGGCGGTCACCACCGGCCGGATCGAGCACGAGTGGGTGCGTCTGCACCTGGCCCGGGTGTACGCGAAGACCGAGGCGCTGAAGCTGTTCAACTGGCGGGCCTGTGTCACCGACGGTACCCCGGCGGCGCCCCGGGCCTCGGCCGGCAAGGTCTACGGCACCGAACTGGCGATCGAGGCGTACCGGCTACTCATGGAGATCATCGGCCCGGCCGCGACGATCCGGGACGGCGAGCCGGGCGCGGTGCTGTCCGGGCGGATCGAGCGGATGTACCGATCGTCGCTGATCCTGACCTTCGGCGGCGGTACCAACGAGGTGCAGCGCGACATCATCGCGGCCGGTGCGCTCGGCCTCCCGATCAGGCGTTGAGGAGCCGCTCATGGACTTCGAACTCAGCACCGAGGCCGTCGAACTGGCCGGGCTGACCCGTGATCTGGCATCGTCCGGCCGGCCGCTGTGGCCGGCGCTGGCCGAGGCCGGGATCCTCGCGGCGGCCCTACCGAAACGGGCCGGCGGCGAGGGTTACGGGCTGATCGAGCAGTGCGCGATCCTGATCGAGCTGGGCCGGCACGCGGCCGACGTCCCGTACCTGACGTCGATCGTGGTGGCCGCCTCGACGATCGCCGAGTTCGGCACCGACGAG of the Actinoplanes sichuanensis genome contains:
- a CDS encoding acyl-CoA dehydrogenase family protein, which codes for MHVGYTPEQEKLRASLRDYFAALLTPSLRDGLTSGDGEYGDGAAYREVVRRLGRDGWLTIGGRSRLEQLIFADEAALAGVPVPFLTLYTVGPTIARHGTAEQRERLVPRIEAGEVHFSIGYSEPGAGTDLAALKTRAVRDGDHYVINGQKMWTSLIQYADYVWLACRTSDVEKRHQGLSIIMVPTDAPGFSWTPVRTVAGPSTSATYYDDVRVPVSALVGEENQGWRLITDQLNHERVALTSAAPLQRALREVRDWAVTTGRIEHEWVRLHLARVYAKTEALKLFNWRACVTDGTPAAPRASAGKVYGTELAIEAYRLLMEIIGPAATIRDGEPGAVLSGRIERMYRSSLILTFGGGTNEVQRDIIAAGALGLPIRR